In Oncorhynchus tshawytscha isolate Ot180627B linkage group LG24, Otsh_v2.0, whole genome shotgun sequence, the genomic window TGGTATTTTTCAGACAAGACAGTGTAACCTCAGACGATGATGCTCCCAAGAAAAGGAAAGCTGGTAGGAAAATCATCATCCTAGCTATGATTCAGGCTCTCAATTTTATACAGAATCTGCTTCTTAAAGTGATATTTGGTACAACGTTTATAATCAGTTAATGGTAAACTCAGTATTTTACAACGTGATGTCGGATGGTTTCTCACCCTGAAAGTATGCTAtaggccaggagaaactgtaatccatggttcagtTTTCTACAAAATTCAGCTAATTTCAGTCACCGCTTGCTAACAATGAATGGGAGTGGTAGGGGTATGTGGTGCCTGTTGAAAAGAATGGCCAACTCATGTATATCAGGCACCAGATACCCCTCCCATTGATTTTTAGCTagggtggctaaagttagctggagattgtagtggctgtttaaagaaaaactgtaatccatggtttggtTATCCCGGCCCATAGACGACTATCAGGGGGAGAAACCATCTGACATTAAGTTTTAAAGTACTTCCCCTTCAATCACTTGCCTTGGAATGCACGTTCAAAAAGTCACACATTTGGCAATTTTGTTAATAGCATAAAACCTATGGCTGCTAAAGTTAAAGCAATTTGCATGTCTTAGCCAGGCATTGTATCTATAACCGTTTGACCCTTACTTACAGATTTTGCCATGTTTTGAGATcaccattttttattttcaaCTCTAGGTAGAGGCCTAGAGGAAGAGACACTGCACCACCACATCAAGGACTTTCACTCAGAGGAGTGCAGTGGACAGAACAGAGAACCTTTTGACAGTATGCCTCAGTATTCTTTGGCCCCTGACCTATCCCATGTAATTGGGCAGTCTACTAGAAGCAAGCGGGTCAAAATGTGCTCCTTATGTAGGAAGACCTTCATTGGAGCAAAGGATTTGACGGCACACATGAGATCTCATACTGAGCAGAGTCCTTACCAGTGCACCCAGTGTTTGCAAAGCTTTGAACATCAGGAGGACTTACACAAACATCAACAGATTGGATGTGAGGTGGCAACTCAACCAGAAGAGGACAACATGTCTACGGCATCTTTTGAAGAGGATAACATGTCTGCAACATCTTTTGAGGATGGGATCGAGGCATCCCAGCCCAATGGCACTTTTCCCCTGAGCCCAACAACTTCTAATGTTCGTCCCAATCTTAAAGAGTTTTCCAAAGCCAGAACTTGCCATGTGTGTCAGGAAACTTTCCAAAGTGCATATTTAATGAGAAAGCACCTGAATTCCAAACACGATCAGCTCCCTTACCAGTGCTGCGACTGTGGAGAACATTTCAAGAGGAAGTTTCATTTAAAGGAACATAAGAAATTGTGCTTGGCGGCGAGCACAACAACTTACAACATTTGTCCCACTCCAGATCAGTCTTCCAAAGCCAGAAATTGCAGTTTGTGTAACAAGACTTTTGACAGTCCATATTTAATGAGAAAGCACCTCAAATCCAAACATGATCAACTCCCTTACCAGTGCCCGGGCTGTGGAGGAAATTTCCAAAGGAACTTTCATTTGAAGGAGCATAAAAAAGAGTGCTTGGTGGCGAAGagtctcctctcttgctctctgtgtgACAAAACTTTCATTGAAGCAAGCAATTTGACAAAACACGTGAGATCTCACACTTACCAGTGCACCAAGTGTTTGCAAAGCTTTGAACGTCAGGAAGACTTACAGAAACATCTGCAGAATGTGTTTGAAGAGCCAGCTCAATTTGAAGAGGACAACACGTCGATGCCATCTTTTGAGGATGGGAAAGAGACATCCCAGTCCGACGACACTTCCAATGTCCTTCCCACTCGAAAGGAGTCTTCCAGAGCCAGAACGTGCCGTTTGTGTCACAAAACTTTTGACACTATACATTTCATGAAAAAGCACCTGAATTCCAAACATGCTCAGCTCCCTTACCAATGCCTCCACTGTGGAGAAAACTTCAGGAAGAAGTTTAATTTGAAAGAACATCAGAAAGAGTGCCATAAACCCACTCCAACACAGTTGTCCAAGGCCAGAACATGTCGTGCGTGTCACAAGACTTTTGTTAGTGTACATTTAATGAGAAAGCACCTCAAATCCAAACATGATCTGCTCCCTTACCAGTGTCTCGGCTGTGGAGACCATTTCTACAAAAATTATCACTTGCTGAAACATGAAAAAGTTTGCTCAGCGGCAAAAAGGCTCCTCACTTGTTGTGAGTGTGGTAAGACTTTTAAGCTCTCTCAGCTTAAGAGGTGTAACCAGGTGAACCAACAGCAGGCTCCTATGGGGGGTCACCAAGAGACCAACACGACTCTAATAGTGGAAAATGGGATGGAGATACCACAGTCCTTCAGCACAACACCCCAGAACCCAACAACCTCCAATGCTCTCACAATTCAAGGGCAATCCTCCACAATAGCCAACCATTATGAAACATGTCTTTTGTGTAATGAAACGTTTGAAAATGGAGAGAATCTGAGAAAACATATGAAATTACAACATGATGTACGAACGTACGTGTGCCTTGTTTGCGGGGAGACGTTCCAAAGCAAATCTGAACTACAGAAACATTCTGACATTCATTTGGGCTCCAGAAAGTGTCCTTTGTGTGTTAAAAATACTTCTCAATCAACGCTGCAGCACGTTCAGAGACAACAGCAAGACTCGAGGGTGTCAAGTGAGGGAGTCAACCCAAACCAGCACCAAAGGGATGTTGATCCAGCAGATGGCAGCAGCTCTCTGGCAACAAGGGAACATGAGACGAATATCCCCCAGCCTTCAACCTATCTATGTGATACATGTGGTAAAGACTTCCCATCTCTGTGCCGATTGAAAAGACATTTGCAAGTACATACAGGAGAGCAGCCTTTTCCTTGCACGGATtgtggcaaatgttttacttgcaAGGGTAGTCTGAAAATCCATCAACGCCTTCATACAGGAGAGCGGCCATTTGCGTGCACTTTGTGCCCACAACACTTTATCACAAATAAACACCTAAAAAGACATATGTTTACTCACACAAGGGAAAAGCCTTTTCAGTGTTCAGCTTGTGGGAAAACCTTCAAAACGAAACAAGGTTGGAGCAGACATCAACAATTTAGGCGTTGTTACCTGGAAAAACATACTAGAGCAAGTTTTCTAGAGAATCAGAAGGACTTACAAAAACATCAGCAGATTGGGCGCGAGGAGGCAGCTCAACCGGAAGAGGATAACATGTCTACAACATCTTTTGAGTATAAGACATCCCAGGCCCATGGCACTTCAGCCCAGAGCCCAGACACTTCTAATGTTCGTCCTACCCCAAGACAGTCCTCCAAAGCCACGACGTGCCACGTGTGTCATTAAATCTTCCATAGTGCATATTTAATGAGAAAGCACCTGAATTCCAAACATGACCAGCTCCCTTACCAGTGCCTCGACTGTGGAGAACATTTCAAGAGGAAGTTCAATTTGAGGGAACACAAGGCAAAGTGCCATTTTACACCTTCCTCCAAAGCCAGAAAATGCTGTTTGTGTAACAAGACTTTCAACAGTCCATATTTAATGAGAAAGCACCTCAAGTCCCAACATGATCAACTCCCTTACCAGTGCCGCGACTGTGGACATTTTTTTTAAGCTGAAGTTTAATTTGAAGAAGCATAAGAAAAAATGCCCCACTCTGAAAAGACATTAGCGAGTACACGCTGGAGAGCAGAATCCTTGCACGGATTGTAGCAAACACTTTACTTTGAAGGGTAGTTTGAAAACCCATC contains:
- the LOC112223780 gene encoding zinc finger protein 845 isoform X2, yielding MQKHLKDEDGPLPLSSLRLFVPPLRLASAALWQVVQRRDIMDYGLVEEFVATVLEVVPDLMSYRERVQLIMGLRAQLVLELCRTDHLADPDTIQPHLNRLRSCVITPREKEIPDPEVEASESNFLKLIQSLLEDPIEREHFFQNVYSEEFGLKYDSALQSLVWEFLSRLEKLLPTPTLQQTASWFLPDPSILEDCVQFVCHPKPLKTLLQYQNNTYEYVDTNAPSSVDYILSSLSLSPLKTVVIFPDQTDPEIKSEPMEEPLPYEHMNIQSPASSDNDSEMLPLLESDYVKSVEGVHSDGHLNVEILSLQIQGSEEVCIHKETTEGDLKHETVDKESARERELDGAFHQPQTDSGLTIQKPHSIQQKVQDSSSLSTSCLLRQPTVLLHRLDMTDMPLPVSSPTLSPTLRRKRLQIKKGRSQGQRAGWVISPESKRNANGQPPPETKQDSVTSDDDAPKKRKAGRGLEEETLHHHIKDFHSEECSGQNREPFDSMPQYSLAPDLSHVIGQSTRSKRVKMCSLCRKTFIGAKDLTAHMRSHTEQSPYQCTQCLQSFEHQEDLHKHQQIGCEVATQPEEDNMSTASFEEDNMSATSFEDGIEASQPNGTFPLSPTTSNVRPNLKEFSKARTCHVCQETFQSAYLMRKHLNSKHDQLPYQCCDCGEHFKRKFHLKEHKKLCLAASTTTYNICPTPDQSSKARNCSLCNKTFDSPYLMRKHLKSKHDQLPYQCPGCGGNFQRNFHLKEHKKECLVAKSLLSCSLCDKTFIEASNLTKHVRSHTYQCTKCLQSFERQEDLQKHLQNVFEEPAQFEEDNTSMPSFEDGKETSQSDDTSNVLPTRKESSRARTCRLCHKTFDTIHFMKKHLNSKHAQLPYQCLHCGENFRKKFNLKEHQKECHKPTPTQLSKARTCRACHKTFVSVHLMRKHLKSKHDLLPYQCLGCGDHFYKNYHLLKHEKVCSAAKRLLTCCECGKTFKLSQLKRCNQVNQQQAPMGGHQETNTTLIVENGMEIPQSFSTTPQNPTTSNALTIQGQSSTIANHYETCLLCNETFENGENLRKHMKLQHDVRTYVCLVCGETFQSKSELQKHSDIHLGSRKCPLCVKNTSQSTLQHVQRQQQDSRVSSEGVNPNQHQRDVDPADGSSSLATREHETNIPQPSTYLCDTCGKDFPSLCRLKRHLQVHTGEQPFPCTDCGKCFTCKGSLKIHQRLHTGERPFACTLCPQHFITNKHLKRHMFTHTREKPFQCSACGKTFKTKQGWSRHQQFRRCYLEKHTRASFLENQKDLQKHQQIGREEAAQPEEDNMSTTSFEYKTSQAHGTSAQSPDTSNVRPTPRQSSKATTCHVCH
- the LOC112223780 gene encoding zinc finger protein 845 isoform X1 — protein: MQKHLKDEDGPLPLSSLRLFVPPLRLASAALWQVVQRRDIMDYGLVEEFVATVLEVVPDLMSYRERVQLIMGLRAQLVLELCRTDHLADPDTIQPHLNRLRSCVITPREKEIPDPEVEASESNFLKLIQSLLEDPIEREHFFQNVYSEEFGLKYDSALQSLVWEFLSRLEKLLPTPTLQQTASWFLPDPSILEDCVQFVCHPKPLKTLLQYQNNTYEYVDTNEHMKAGGSFQHESSIFPAPSSVDYILSSLSLSPLKTVVIFPDQTDPEIKSEPMEEPLPYEHMNIQSPASSDNDSEMLPLLESDYVKSVEGVHSDGHLNVEILSLQIQGSEEVCIHKETTEGDLKHETVDKESARERELDGAFHQPQTDSGLTIQKPHSIQQKVQDSSSLSTSCLLRQPTVLLHRLDMTDMPLPVSSPTLSPTLRRKRLQIKKGRSQGQRAGWVISPESKRNANGQPPPETKQDSVTSDDDAPKKRKAGRGLEEETLHHHIKDFHSEECSGQNREPFDSMPQYSLAPDLSHVIGQSTRSKRVKMCSLCRKTFIGAKDLTAHMRSHTEQSPYQCTQCLQSFEHQEDLHKHQQIGCEVATQPEEDNMSTASFEEDNMSATSFEDGIEASQPNGTFPLSPTTSNVRPNLKEFSKARTCHVCQETFQSAYLMRKHLNSKHDQLPYQCCDCGEHFKRKFHLKEHKKLCLAASTTTYNICPTPDQSSKARNCSLCNKTFDSPYLMRKHLKSKHDQLPYQCPGCGGNFQRNFHLKEHKKECLVAKSLLSCSLCDKTFIEASNLTKHVRSHTYQCTKCLQSFERQEDLQKHLQNVFEEPAQFEEDNTSMPSFEDGKETSQSDDTSNVLPTRKESSRARTCRLCHKTFDTIHFMKKHLNSKHAQLPYQCLHCGENFRKKFNLKEHQKECHKPTPTQLSKARTCRACHKTFVSVHLMRKHLKSKHDLLPYQCLGCGDHFYKNYHLLKHEKVCSAAKRLLTCCECGKTFKLSQLKRCNQVNQQQAPMGGHQETNTTLIVENGMEIPQSFSTTPQNPTTSNALTIQGQSSTIANHYETCLLCNETFENGENLRKHMKLQHDVRTYVCLVCGETFQSKSELQKHSDIHLGSRKCPLCVKNTSQSTLQHVQRQQQDSRVSSEGVNPNQHQRDVDPADGSSSLATREHETNIPQPSTYLCDTCGKDFPSLCRLKRHLQVHTGEQPFPCTDCGKCFTCKGSLKIHQRLHTGERPFACTLCPQHFITNKHLKRHMFTHTREKPFQCSACGKTFKTKQGWSRHQQFRRCYLEKHTRASFLENQKDLQKHQQIGREEAAQPEEDNMSTTSFEYKTSQAHGTSAQSPDTSNVRPTPRQSSKATTCHVCH